The sequence below is a genomic window from Monodelphis domestica isolate mMonDom1 chromosome 2, mMonDom1.pri, whole genome shotgun sequence.
tcaatatgtatgcaccaaataatatagcacccaaatttctaatggagaaactaggagaattgaaggaagaaatagacaataaaaccatactagtgggagacttaaaccaaccattatcaaatttagataaatcaaatcaaaaaataaataagaaagaggtaaaagaagtgaatgaaatcttagaaaaattagaattaatagacatatggagaaaaataaatagggataaaaaggaatacaccttcttctcagcaccacatggcacattcacaaaaattgaccatacattaggtcacagaaacatagcacacaaatgcaaaatatTCTGGCCAGCTTATCAGATTATCATCTTCCCTTGTCCTCTTAATGAACTTTACATGTTCCTGGGGGATAAATACTTCTGAAAGTAGGATTTCTACATCTTGGACTGGGGTCATATAATTTAAATGCTCTTTTCAACTCTCTTAATAATTTAAATCATTCTGAACAAAATTTTGGCATTTTTCTTTTCAGGGAATCCAAGTCTTGGATGCTGAAAGACTTATGTACCTTCATATGGAGAATGCCAGAGTCTGGTGTGACTTTGGTATAATCCCTGAGAGGCATGATCTTTTGTGCCCCTGGGACTTCTTCATGCTCAGTGTTTGTTTGTCCACCATTATTTTTTCGGTGCACACCCCTACCATTAGAGCTGTTTTAATAGGTGTCTGTCTCACTGTCCTTCCATTTGTCTTTGTCATTATCAGTATCTTTAGTATCCTCCCCTTTAATtagctcctttcccttccccagttttgcattctttttcattGTGAATTTCTGACATATCTCAGTAATAGTTGTCATTTGAAAGAACAATAGATCTAGTCTGTTATCTATGTTGTTGTTGATTATATTTTTGCCCACAATTATCTTCATTCCCTTTTTGATGATGCTATATAATTGCCAGAGAACCAACATGGTACCATAGCCAACTGGGAGGGTTAGCCATTTTGTAGATATTTCCAGTGATATTTGGTCCCAATATTTTGTAATGCTGACTGCTGCCCCTATTATATCATTGATTATGTTAGTGATGGTGCCAAATATAGAATAGTACCACCAGAGTGCCAAAATGGCTATCACCAGTAAAGTCCACAAAGCTTTTTGGAGCATTTTGTATCTTTTTCCGTTATTTCCCCTCACAGTTATTTGTGTTAGTCTTTCTTCTTTATAGGAGCCAAGATGTCTACTTAGATCTCTGTATGTAGTTGTTTAGAATTCTTGTACCCCCCAAGAGGGCTGCCCTGCCCAGTTTCTTCCAACTGCCAGGAGTGACTGTTGCTAATGGATTCTTTTGTAATCTGGGGTGCCACTGtaatggagggggagaaaggaatggATTAAAGGATTTAAAGctaggaaaagaataaaagtgaTCATCTAGTAAAGTCTTCAATgccatttctttataaaatgtgcAGTCTCCCTCTGATCATAGCTAGCCTTTCATTTTATACAACTAGAATCAGATCTAGCAATGAAATGTGAAGAGAAAGTACATACTAAGTTCTTTTACCTCTAGAAGGTACTGGAGGGTAACACTTCATAAAgcagatgatctctaaagccAGAATGTGCAACTTCCCAAAAATGTTAGAGGAGAAACTGTTAATGGAAGACACATGACTTATGAATTGAAGTTTTGCATGACCTTTGAAAGAGTCCTAAAAGAGGAATCTACCAATGATATATGGGGCAAAGAGGCAGGCTCTCATGTTATACATATTATGAGTGTTTGCTTTCTTGTAGAAAATATATTATGATCTTCTATCCTGTTTCTCTAGGGCAGCATCCTTGAGAGCTATTATTCTTTTCCATGAGGGGATGGCATTCTTATCTACATTGGGTGTGAGAGAAACagccttctcttttcttcatttcctttatttgttgcttctctttgcTTAAGAAAAAAGCCCAACTGGAAGCTGGAAGCAAGCAGGACCAAGCAGGATCCTCTAGCATCATATATTGGAACTTCAAACCCTCTGCATGTCATCTGAATATTGGGATTTCAGGAAAGATAAACTCTGATTTTAATTCCTTGCATGTTTCATGtatgattacatttaaaatatttaaaagagaacAAATGTTTAGGTTAAAAAATAGGAACAGAATCTGTAAGTTAACTAAAATGCTAACATCAAGTATTTttaaatagactttttttttaacctaactGGAAAAATTACTTCGTATTCTGGATAAGAGAATAAGACAATCTTAGGCTTAAGAAAAACCAAATTGAATAATGCAAAGTTTATTACAAAAGCAGCCCCTTCATTCATGTTGAGCAATTTAAAGGTTGATGGATGATACTTGACATTGACTGGGAGTCATTTGTCAAAGAGTGTTGTGTACCATATGCTGTTATAAGATGAAGTATAGAAGAGAGATACTTAAGGGATTACAATGGGGAAAAGCAGTATTCCATTCATTATGGAAATTTTTAGAAGCTCAGACTTCTTAGAAAGCATCATACAAAGAGAACCAATGATTTCTATGTATTTAAGGCAAAGaagaatacatatatttttctaatgcccTTTCTTTATGCCCATTAATTAAGAactgaaataaatagaaacattgACTAGAAACTAATTGgaagcatccttttttttttggcttctaaACAAGCCTGAAGAGAATCTACAGAAAGAGAACATTATTTATGCTtacaaattaataattaaaataattacctAAAATCAAGTCCAAGCATATTGAGAGATGGTCATATTTCCAAATGGAATATActtgggaaaacaaaacaaaactgattttAGAGTAATAAAAATTTCCAACCCAACTTCCCGTTAATTCATTAGGATCACTGTATTATTTGTAGAGCATAATGAGCAATTATTGTTTCACAGAAAGCTACTGGAGAGAAATGATAATTGCTCATTTCTTTGTAACAACATCACAGCAAGACCAcctgattctatttcttctctagtATCATAACAGTGGGAAATGTAAGTGGAATAGCATTTGCTAccaattatttgtgatttttgtgGGAAGAGCAAAAATGTAACCCATTTCTTGATTTGTTTAATAAACATGAAATGAATTTAAGACGGGGCTTATATGCTAGATCCTTTGTCATTAGATCACAGCTTTGATACAAGGGAATTTAGTATAGATTCTTTGAAAGTATGGATCAGATGCCCTAAGGTATATGATGCTCAGCACAATACCAGTCAGTCAGTCAGACAAACATTaagcatttttattaaaattctacTACATGCAGGTACGTGTTAGggataaaaaaaggggggggggaaggccaAGGACTTTACAATCTAATGGTATGTGGGTCAACATTTATATTACTcaatatgaatgaagggactgcTTTTGGAACAAACTCTGAAGATGATGTGAGACATCTACATgacattatttatataatttaggGTTAAAGAAAGAGTACAGAAAATAAGGTGGTATAGGAGTCTCGTCTCCAAGGGAAAATGTGGGTGCTTGTTTTACCGATTTCTGATGAGTTTCAAGATTCCTTGTGCATGACAGGGGAGGATAGCAACATCAAGCTGTATCTGTGCCCATTTACATTCCTGTCTCCTTCACATTTGTCTTTGCCCCACCATCTCCAAAGTTTTAAGGAAATACTCTCATAGCAGGGTAGGGACATACAATGCACGCTAGCGTGCTTGGACGGTTGCAGCGCGAGGGATGGAGAAAAGAGCTGCCTGGGAGCTGCTCGAGCCAGTCTGCCCCCTACCCTATGGGAGCAGCCCTGGAGGTGGCGTTTGCCGTTAGACCCGCCCAGCTCCTTCACTGTACTGGTGTCCAGTGGAGCAACGACCCCGCACCAGTCAAAAGCGGGCCAGAATGGGAGTGAAGGTGGAGACCATCTACCCCGGAGACAGACGCACTTACCCCAAACGTGGCCAGACCTGCGTGGTGCACTACACTGGGATCtttgaagatggagaaaagtttGATTCCTCCCGTGACAGAAATAAACCCTTCAAGTTTGTGATGGGCAAACAGGAGGTGATCCGAGGCTGGGAAGAAGGCGTCGCCCAGATGAGTTTGGGCCAGAGAGCAAAAATGACCATCTCTCCGGACTATGCCTATGGTCCCACTGGTCACCCAGGTACTATTCCACCAAATGCTACTCTCATCTTTGATGTGGAACTCATAAAATTGGAATGACAGAAGTGGTTTCTTTCCCTAGAGCCAGATTTCTTGAATTGGACAGAAGGCAGAATCTAGAGTCTCAGCTTCAAGAagcacaagattttttttttttatggagcttttctttgatgttttaccatattcattatataaatatatacacttaTTGAATGTGTTATTTGGCATTTCTTCCAAATCTTCCTTCCTTGTACACATGGtttatctatacacacacatgaaCCTCAATTTGTCAGGTCACtagcctttttttgggggggatctAAATTTAAACTGAAATTTTTTTGAACATAGTTTTAAGATTATATGTATGGTCAAGCATTAACAGCACACAGGTTGGTTAATATTAGAATAAGAATTGTGTGGACAGGCAAaatctttgcctctttttgggGGGATGAAATTTGTGTAAAAATAGTTTTGCTGCTGCTGTAGTCATGGCAGATTGAAGAGCTATTGAAGATTGACATATTCTCcattttgaatgatttctttggAGCCATCAGGTGCCCTATTCAAAACAAAGGTGGGAAAAGAGAAGCTGCTTCAAAAACCCAATCctccattttcccctttctttataaAGAATCTACCTTttaaatgcagaaattattaatgcaTTATTGGATGTGATCCTTGGTGTCAATAGGGTCAATATACACTTGCTTTGTTGATGCCTGACCTTCTTTCCAACTTATGATTTTCTAATGAATTTGGAAGACTTAAAAATCTACTAATACCTAGATTACAAGAACTTGAATTGATTGTTAAGTTAAAGGTGCTGTTTGTAGAAATTTTTGGCACAATGGAAGCCCAGTTATCCTCAAAATAAATCTTTGAGTGTTTTCTGcaaaaaagccaaaatcaaaaACTGATGTTGGTCATCACAGCCTCAACATTTCTTATTTTTGATGTTTGACTTCTCTGCTGGCAATACTCCATCCTCTACCctcatcttttttctctcccactcCTAAACCCCTTTTGTTCTCCTAAGCAGTGATTTCACAAGAGAAATTGCCAATGCTCTCCCTCCACCACATACAAGTTTCAAGTTTTATTATTGCAATAAAATGCTTTGTGCTGGctgatctcaaagaaaaaaaatactgttaagatagtcaaccagcatttatttaatgcctgTTATCTGAGAGGtactgtgcaaagcactgggaacacagaaaggaaaaaaagaaagtattctcATGGAGCTCACAGTTGAATAGGGGAGACCACATGCAAATAATGTACAAGATAtataaaggtaaataagagataATCCCAAAGGCACAGCCCAGAAATTAAGAAGGATCAAGAGAGATTTCTTGCAAAAGGTGAAACTTTGTTGTTGtacatcctttgtttttgaagaggtcCGATGATACCACATGGTGaagacttgtgcatgaattggattttaaCTGAGTCAGAATTGCACCATGTCTCACTCTTTGAGTgtcattgaagttcagtggcaaggTAAAAGTCAGGACGACTGGTGATGTCCCAGGATACAGGAGACGACCTTGGTGTCTTTAGTACCTGACTAAGCTCAAAGTCCATCTCAAAGCATCCTTCAGCCACTTGCATGGACCTTAGAACAAATTGCTTTTTTTCATCTTCCTGTTCTTCCAGAGGAAGTCTTTgtgtgcttggggtagacatcctgcTAAGTTAGTGACAGGTTTTAGGCCTTTCTGTTACCCTCAGCCTGCTTTAGCTCTTTGATTGAAATgtggctttttttgttgttgttgttgttgtttgcttttttttgtttcattttctggaGTGTGGCAGCAGGGTATGATATACCTTCTTGGATCCAGGGGTGAGAGACTGGTGATAGGTAGAGGACAAGGGTAGAGGAGCAGGTCTCAAAAGAGCTCAGAAAGCCAACCTTCAAGAGGTGCTAGTACTCCCTTCACATGCCATACATCATACATTGAAACTTTAGCTGAGAAGTAAAAGAAGCCAAAGAAGctaagaggaagagatgaagaaagaatatTCTGGGGAGAAGGAACAACCAGTGAAATGTCTACTGTGAAGAACAAGGCCATTGACAGTCACTGTAACAGAAAGTATAATAAAGAGAGGAAGGTACT
It includes:
- the LOC100029733 gene encoding peptidyl-prolyl cis-trans isomerase FKBP1A-like isoform X1, with amino-acid sequence MGVKVETIYPGDRRTYPKRGQTCVVHYTGIFEDGEKFDSSRDRNKPFKFVMGKQEVIRGWEEGVAQMSLGQRAKMTISPDYAYGPTGHPGTIPPNATLIFDVELIKLE
- the LOC100029733 gene encoding peptidyl-prolyl cis-trans isomerase FKBP1A-like isoform X2, whose protein sequence is MGVKVETIYPGDRRTYPKRGQTCVVHYTGIFEDGEKFDSSRDRNKPFKFVMGKQEVIRGWEEGVAQMSLGQRAKMTISPDYAYGPTGHPEPDFLNWTEGRI